The Centroberyx gerrardi isolate f3 chromosome 7, fCenGer3.hap1.cur.20231027, whole genome shotgun sequence genome contains a region encoding:
- the LOC144539542 gene encoding ubl carboxyl-terminal hydrolase 18-like translates to MRGLINYGTHCSINSVVQCLYGTRELRGLIRDIDEQEYRAPKKNTVAAMLKGLICEMDKNNHGSCDPSFLIDSMSAYSGLSFEVQEDSDLVFKCILNALTDDDGPAEKVGQLWDIKMEKRIRCLRCNVVKSTLDKLNTIPVFIEDNLPAELQEYIKQYSDNTLTMCDYHCAHCHTRTQIEITSKVLSLPPVVCMWIARVKNVGRDTVSLVKIDKRLAFPETLDLKYIMKEPEAAADALYELYAVIAHCGSHYSGHYSAYVRGDDTWYLADDTQVRLCSWDTVKSTYEAGSNFYDGVAYMLMYRRRDSSN, encoded by the coding sequence ATGCGAGGCTTGATCAATTACGGGACCCATTGTAGTATCAACAGCGTGGTGCAGTGCCTGTACGGCACCCGCGAGCTACGGGGTCTCATTCGGGACATCGACGAACAAGAATACCGGGCTCCTAAAAAGAACACGGTGGCTGCGATGCTCAAGGGTCTCATTTGCGAGATGGACAAAAACAACCACGGATCATGCGACCCGAGCTTTCTCATAGACTCCATGAGCGCATACAGTGGATTGTCTTTCGAGGTTCAGGAGGACTCAGACCTCGTCTTCAAGTGCATCCTCAACGCTCTAACAGATGACGACGGGCCTGCTGAAAAGGTTGGACAATTGTGGGACATCAAGATGGAGAAACGTATACGCTGTCTCCGTTGCAACGTAGTCAAGTCTACACTCGATAAGTTGAACACAATCCCCGTGTTTATCGAAGATAATCTTCCTGCCGAGCTGCAGGAATACATCAAACAGTACTCTGACAACACGCTGACAATGTGTGACTACCATTGTGCACATTGTCACACTAGAACCCAGATCGAAATCACAAGCAAGGTTTTGTCATTGCCCCCCGTTGTATGTATGTGGATCGCACGCGTTAAAAACGTTGGCAGAGATACCGTTAGTTTAGTCAAGATAGACAAGCGCCTCGCTTTCCCCGAGACTCTGGATCTGAAATACATCATGAAAGAACCCGAAGCGGCCGCTGACGCTCTATACGAGTTGTACGCCGTCATAGCCCACTGTGGTAGTCACTACAGTGGACATTACAGTGCTTATGTGCGGGGAGATGACACTTGGTATCTTGCGGACGACACTCAAGTTAGGTTGTGCTCGTGGGACACTGTGAAGTCAACCTACGAAGCAGGATCTAACTTTTACGATGGAGTAGCTTACATGCTCATGTACCGCAGGAGAGACAGCTCCAATTAA